The sequence GAGACGGGCGAGGCGGGCCGGGTCGTCGCCGTCGGTGTGCAGGTCGACGGGGCAGCCGTGCTCGGCGGCGATCTCCAGGACGGCTTCGGTGTAGCCGGTGGGGTCGGGGTCGAGGTCGGGGCAGCCGCCGACGACCCCCGCGCCCATCTTCACGGCGTCGCGGAGCATGGCGAGGCCGTCGGCGCCCGCGATGCCGGTGAGGAGGCGGGGGACGGCCACGGCGGTGAGGTCGGCCAGCCCGCGCAGCGCCCGTCGGGTCTGGAGGACGGCTTCGAGCGCCGCGAGGCCCTGTACGTCGCCGATGCGGACGTGGGAGCGCAGCGCGGTGGTGCCGTGGCCGAGCTGGAGCAGAGCGGCTTGGGTGGCGCGGCGCTGGATGTCCTCGGCGCGGTGGGAGGCGGGGCCGGGGCCGTCGGGTCCCACGCTGTCGGCGGTGAGCGCGGTGTCGCTGTGGGCGTGGGGTTCGGCGGGCGCCGGGAGCAGGAGGTACCCGCGCAGGTCGACGCGTGGGCCGTGGGTGGTGAGGCTGCCCGCGGTGCCGACGGCTTCGATGCGGCCGCCGCTGAGCCGTACGTCCACGGTGCGGCCGTCGGTGAGCCGGGCGCCGGAGAGCACGAGCGCGGGGGTCTCGGCGGTGAGGGCGTCGGGGGCGGCCGCGTCGGCGCTTTCGGGCGCGTTGTCGTCGGGCCGCCGCGGCTGGCTGTCGGGCATCGCGCTCCTGGGAAGGGGGTGCAAGATCACATGGAGTGGGTCGAGCCTAGGGGGGTGCCAGGCCCACTTCGAGGAAGAGCGCAATAGTCGTACCGGTGTGCCTCGCGGGGGTGCCACGTCTCCGTTCCCGGCCGCTCGGGAAGTCCGGGCCAGGTCGCGATGAGCCCTGATCAAGGCCCGATCAAGGCCCGATCCGGGGGTCGGGCAGGGTGTCGATCAGGGGCCGGACGTGGGCCGTCGAAACGGATTTGGGCGATCGGCGGAGGACCGTGTAATGTCTTCATCGCTCGCCCCAATAGCTCAGTCGGTAGAGCGTCTCCATGGTAAGGAGAAGGTCTGCGGTTCGATTCCGCATTGGGGCTCTGGTGATCGGGAAACCCCGCTTCGGCGGGGGGACTCATCATCAAAGCGGTGTAGCTCAGTCGGTAGAGCAAGCGGCTCATAATCGCTGTGTCACCGGTTCAAGTCCGGTCACCGCTACCAACGGTAGCCGATTGTTGGGTCGGTCCTTCGATCGGCTACTCTTTTATGCGTTCATCCGTCCATCCGTCCGTCCAAGGAGCACTCACGTGGCTGCCACCGACGTCCGCCCGAAGATCACGCTGGCCTGCGTGGAGTGCAAGGAGCGGAACTACATCACCAAGAAGAACCGGCGTAACAACCCGGACCGTCTTGAGATGAAGAAGCACTGCCCGCGCTGCAACTCGCACACCGCGCACCGCGAAACCCGCTGAATCAGGCTCGTACACGAGGCCGTCCCCTCTGGGGGCGGCCTCGTGTCGTTGTATGGGGCTGTCCCTGCCCTTATTCGTCTTTCATCAGGAGGTAGCGAGCTCATGGCGCTCGACCAGTCCTTCGTGGGGCGGACCTATCCGCCCACCCCGGCGTACGAGGTCGGCCGGGAGAAGATCCGCGAGTTCGCCGAAGCGGTGGGCGACACCAATCCGGTGTACGTCGATCCGGTGGCCGCGGAGGCGCTCGGGCATTCCGATGTGATCGCGCCTCCCACCTTTGTCTTCTCGATCACGTTCAAGGCCGCCGCGGCGGTCGTGCAGGATCCGCAGCTGGGACTGGACTACAGCCGTGTGGTGCACGGTGACCAGAAGTTCACGTATGCGCGTCCCGTACGGGCGGGGGACCGGCTCACGGTCACGTCGACGATCGAGGGCATCAAGTCCCTGGCGGGCAACGACATCCTGGACATCCGGGGCGACGTGCACGACGAGTCCGGTGCGCTCGTCGTGACGGCGCTGATGAAGCTGGTGGCGCGCGCCGCCGAGGAGGCGTGATGACCGCGAAGATCAGTTACGGGTCGGTCGAGGTGGGGACGGAGCTGCCGGCGCAGTCGTTCCCGGTGACGCGGGCGACGCTGGTGCAGTACGCGGGCGCCTCGGGCGACTTCAATCCGATCCACTGGAACGAGAAGTTCGCCCGCGAGGTCGGGCTGCCGGATGTGATCGCGCACGGCATGTTCACGATGGCCGAGGCGATCCGGGTGGTCACGGACTGGGCCGGGGACCCGGCGGCGGTCGTCGAGTACGGGGTGCGGTTCACCAAGCCGGTCGTCGTGCCGAACGACGACAAGGGCGCGCTGGTCGAGGTCAGTGGCAAGGTCGCCGCGAAGCTGGACGACAACCAGGTGCGGGTGGACCTGGTCGCCATGTGTGACGGCAAGAAGGTGCTGGGAATGTCCCGGGCCGTGGTCAGGCTCGCCTGAGACCGAGTGACATGGGTAAGGGGCGTCCCTCTTGGAGGGGCGCCCCTTACCCATGCCGCCCGCACCGGGCGGGACGCTGAGCGGCGCCCGCTTCGGGCTTGCCAAGTTAGTGATTGAGCAATAACTTACTCGCATGGCAAGAATGAGTGCGGAGGAGCGGCGCGAGAGCGTCGTTCGTGCGGCGATCACCGAGTTCGCGCGCGGTGGCTACAACGGCACGTCGACCGAGGCGATCGCGAAGCGGGTCGGTGTCTCGCAGCCGTATCTCTTCCGGCTCTATCCGAACAAGCGGGCCATCTTCCTCGCCGCCGCCGAGCGCTGCCTCGAAGACACCCATCAGGTGTTCATGACGGCCGCCGAAGGACTGGAGGGTGAGGAGGCGCTGCATGCCATGGCCGCGGCGTACCAGCGTCTCATCGTCGACGACGCCGACAAGCTGCTGATGCAGATGCAGATCTACGCGGCCATCGCGGCGGCGGAGGCGAGCGGGGACCACGAGTTCGGTGAGACGGTGCGGGCCGGCTGGGGGCGGATGTGGGACGACCTCCATATCGTCCTCGGGGGGGATCTGGGCGAGACGACGACGTTCCTGGCGTACGGGATGCTCGTCAACACGCTGGCCTCGCTCGGCTTCCCTGCCGGCCATCGCACCTGGTCGGGGTTCTACGACTCGGCCCGGCCCACGGGGTGAACAGCGCGACCCGGGTTCGGCCCGGTTTTCTGTCCGTGAAAGTTAGTAATCAATAACTAATGCTCTGGGGGAGCAGTGAACCAGCACACAGCCAGTCGCGGGAGAGCCGTCTGGGCCCTCGTCATCACCAGCGTCGCCGGGTTCATGGCGGCGCTCGACAACCTCGTCGTCACCACCGCGCTGCCGTCCATCCGCGAGAGCCTCGGCGGTGAGCTGAAGGAGCTGGAATGGACGGTGAACGCGTACACCCTCACCTTCGCCGTGCTGCTGATGACCGGTGCCGCGCTCGGTGACCGGTTCGGCAGACGGCGGCTCTTCATGGCCGGGCTCTCCGTCTTCACCGCCGCCTCGGCCGCCGCCGCACTGTCGCCCGGCATCGACGAGCTCATCGCCTTCCGCGCGGTCCAGGGCATCGGCGCGGCGATCATGATGCCGCTGACCCTCACCCTGCTGAGCGCCGCCGTACCGGCCGCCCGGCGGGGCATGGCACTGGGCATCTTCGGCGCCGTCACCGGCATGGCCGTCGCGAGCGGGCCACTGATCGGCGGCACGCTCACCGAGCACATCTCCTGGCACTGGATCTTCTGGCTGAACGTCCCGATCGGCCTGGTGCTGCTGCCGCTGGCCCGGTGGCGCCTCGCCGAGTCGTACGCCCCCAAGGCCCCGCTCGACATACCCGGTACGGTCCTGATCAGCGCGGGCCTCTTCGGCATCGTCTACGCCCTGGTCAGCACCACGAGCCACGGCTGGACCAGCCCCACCGTGCTGACCGGGCTGATCGTGGGCACGGCCCTGCTCGGCGCGTTCGTGCACCACGGCTTCCACGCGAAGAACCCGATGCTTCCGATGCGGCTCTTCCGCAGCCGCGCCTTCTTCGGGATCAACATCGCGAGCCTGCTGATGTTCCTCGGAATGTTCGGGTCGATCTTCCTGCTCAGCCAGTTCCTGCAGA is a genomic window of Streptomyces sp. NBC_01237 containing:
- a CDS encoding amidohydrolase family protein; its protein translation is MPDSQPRRPDDNAPESADAAAPDALTAETPALVLSGARLTDGRTVDVRLSGGRIEAVGTAGSLTTHGPRVDLRGYLLLPAPAEPHAHSDTALTADSVGPDGPGPASHRAEDIQRRATQAALLQLGHGTTALRSHVRIGDVQGLAALEAVLQTRRALRGLADLTAVAVPRLLTGIAGADGLAMLRDAVKMGAGVVGGCPDLDPDPTGYTEAVLEIAAEHGCPVDLHTDGDDPARLARLAAMAGGLRPGVSVGPCAGLAQLPLEAATRAADQLAAAGVTVICLPQGGCSGAERRGTAPVRLLRAAGVRVAAGSGALRDAANPVGRGDPLEAAYLLASQNGLRAEQAYDTVSATARAAMGLPEVRVEAGFPAELLALRGERLAAVLSLAYSRIVVHRGRVVARTSAVREFCDSEATVALGLPRQGRPDSAPGGRP
- the rpmG gene encoding 50S ribosomal protein L33, with amino-acid sequence MAATDVRPKITLACVECKERNYITKKNRRNNPDRLEMKKHCPRCNSHTAHRETR
- a CDS encoding MaoC family dehydratase N-terminal domain-containing protein produces the protein MALDQSFVGRTYPPTPAYEVGREKIREFAEAVGDTNPVYVDPVAAEALGHSDVIAPPTFVFSITFKAAAAVVQDPQLGLDYSRVVHGDQKFTYARPVRAGDRLTVTSTIEGIKSLAGNDILDIRGDVHDESGALVVTALMKLVARAAEEA
- a CDS encoding MaoC family dehydratase, giving the protein MTAKISYGSVEVGTELPAQSFPVTRATLVQYAGASGDFNPIHWNEKFAREVGLPDVIAHGMFTMAEAIRVVTDWAGDPAAVVEYGVRFTKPVVVPNDDKGALVEVSGKVAAKLDDNQVRVDLVAMCDGKKVLGMSRAVVRLA
- a CDS encoding TetR/AcrR family transcriptional regulator encodes the protein MSAEERRESVVRAAITEFARGGYNGTSTEAIAKRVGVSQPYLFRLYPNKRAIFLAAAERCLEDTHQVFMTAAEGLEGEEALHAMAAAYQRLIVDDADKLLMQMQIYAAIAAAEASGDHEFGETVRAGWGRMWDDLHIVLGGDLGETTTFLAYGMLVNTLASLGFPAGHRTWSGFYDSARPTG
- a CDS encoding MFS transporter, with product MNQHTASRGRAVWALVITSVAGFMAALDNLVVTTALPSIRESLGGELKELEWTVNAYTLTFAVLLMTGAALGDRFGRRRLFMAGLSVFTAASAAAALSPGIDELIAFRAVQGIGAAIMMPLTLTLLSAAVPAARRGMALGIFGAVTGMAVASGPLIGGTLTEHISWHWIFWLNVPIGLVLLPLARWRLAESYAPKAPLDIPGTVLISAGLFGIVYALVSTTSHGWTSPTVLTGLIVGTALLGAFVHHGFHAKNPMLPMRLFRSRAFFGINIASLLMFLGMFGSIFLLSQFLQNGLGYSPTEAGLRMLPWTGMPMLVAPIAGYLSDRYGGRPVVVTGLVLQATGLALFALMISPDMSYVSQLPALIIGGIGMAMYFAPAASLVLSSVREGEQGIASGANNALREVGGALGVAVLASVFSAQGGYGSARALADGTGPAVWIGAGVVALAALVALLIPARRGARVPEPRPAEERAAVAA